A window of the Radiobacillus deserti genome harbors these coding sequences:
- a CDS encoding mannitol-1-phosphate 5-dehydrogenase produces the protein MRAVHFGAGNIGRGFIGLLLHQSGFHTMFVDVNKTVIDALNERKSYKVTLSDENSEQLPVENVKGINSGEHPDAAIQAIADADIVTTAVGPTILPIIADLIAKGLQQRYQQNKKPLDLIACENMIGGSSLLKEKVFEKLSEAEQRSFEALFGFPNAAVDRIVPNQVNEDVLAVSVEPYYEWVVDESQLKAGKLNIEGLTYVSDLAPYIERKLFTVNTGHAVVAYLGAYLGYKTIKEAIDSPQVEALLQGALEESGAVLVEQYGFGPEEHKSYIQKIIHRFKNPYVSDEVNRVGRAPLRKLGPNDRLIRPASLYLQLLEKEPEHLSKTIAAALQYQDQGDEEAVKLQSLVQEKGYKETLFEVSGLKEGDKLVESVLKQFPEIEKLK, from the coding sequence ATGAGAGCTGTCCATTTTGGAGCAGGGAACATTGGAAGAGGATTCATTGGATTATTACTCCATCAATCCGGTTTTCACACAATGTTTGTGGATGTAAATAAAACCGTGATTGATGCACTAAATGAACGTAAATCGTATAAGGTAACACTCTCTGATGAAAATAGTGAGCAGCTTCCAGTAGAGAATGTAAAAGGAATTAACAGTGGGGAACATCCAGACGCTGCAATTCAAGCGATAGCGGATGCAGATATTGTAACAACAGCGGTAGGACCAACTATTTTACCAATCATAGCAGATCTTATTGCGAAAGGCCTACAACAACGCTATCAACAAAATAAAAAGCCACTAGATTTAATCGCTTGCGAGAATATGATTGGTGGAAGCTCTCTGCTTAAAGAAAAAGTGTTTGAAAAACTTTCAGAGGCAGAACAGCGTAGCTTTGAAGCTCTTTTTGGGTTTCCAAATGCAGCAGTAGACCGTATTGTTCCCAATCAAGTGAACGAGGATGTGTTAGCTGTTTCAGTAGAGCCGTATTATGAATGGGTTGTGGATGAAAGTCAATTAAAAGCTGGTAAACTAAATATAGAAGGTTTAACCTATGTTTCTGATTTAGCACCATATATTGAACGGAAATTATTTACGGTAAACACCGGTCATGCGGTTGTTGCATACTTAGGCGCCTATTTAGGCTATAAGACCATTAAAGAAGCGATTGATTCTCCGCAAGTAGAAGCGCTTTTGCAAGGTGCTTTAGAAGAATCAGGAGCTGTGCTTGTTGAACAGTATGGTTTTGGTCCGGAAGAACATAAATCGTACATTCAAAAAATTATCCATCGTTTTAAAAATCCATATGTATCAGATGAAGTGAATCGTGTTGGCCGAGCTCCTTTAAGAAAACTTGGACCTAACGATCGATTAATTCGTCCGGCTAGTCTATACTTACAGCTGTTAGAGAAGGAACCAGAGCATTTATCGAAAACTATTGCAGCTGCACTTCAATATCAAGACCAAGGTGATGAAGAAGCGGTTAAACTACAAAGCTTAGTTCAAGAGAAGGGCTATAAAGAAACGCTTTTTGAGGTATCTGGATTGAAGGAAGGGGACAAATTAGTAGAAAGTGTACTAAAACAATTCCCTGAAATTGAGAAACTGAAATAA
- a CDS encoding PTS sugar transporter subunit IIA — translation MAKDILTTDNIRLGADLGTKEEAIRFTGNILVDNGYVDNTYVDKMLEREEVTSTYIGNNVAIPHGTEDAKAAVKETGLSIVTAPEGIDFGSGNTVKLLIGIAGKGNEHLEILSKIALVCAEEENVEKLVQAQSKQEILDMFAEVN, via the coding sequence TTGGCTAAAGATATTTTGACAACAGACAATATTCGATTGGGAGCCGATCTAGGGACGAAAGAGGAAGCAATTCGCTTTACAGGTAACATTTTAGTAGATAATGGATACGTAGATAACACATACGTAGATAAAATGTTAGAAAGAGAAGAAGTGACGTCAACATACATTGGGAATAATGTTGCAATTCCACACGGTACAGAGGATGCGAAAGCAGCTGTGAAAGAAACAGGTTTATCCATTGTGACAGCACCAGAAGGGATCGACTTTGGTAGCGGAAATACGGTGAAGCTGTTAATTGGAATCGCGGGTAAAGGAAATGAGCATTTAGAAATCCTTTCGAAGATTGCATTAGTTTGTGCGGAGGAAGAGAACGTAGAGAAATTGGTTCAAGCCCAATCCAAGCAAGAGATTCTTGATATGTTTGCTGAGGTGAATTAA
- a CDS encoding BglG family transcription antiterminator, translating to MTGLYISGRERKILEFLLENDREVTIQEVAEHLDVSTRTIHRDLKDVGDLLVDFNLTLNKKSGVGISLEGEKEQKEQLEVALFQVNHTDYTPEERQAIVMSALLESHEPIKLFTLASELQVTIATVSNDLDKIADRLDDFDLSLIRRRGYGVRVDGKEKDKRAALSYLISQHVNEMDFLELIRNNIHLKSKQQLDMISNRLLGMVAKEKLYVIEKSVERVRSKLPYELADSAYIGIIVHLALALERLQKGGNIQFDPEYLNEIKETNEFEIARALIKDLEKSLHMHIPEDEIGYITMHLMGAKIRYNDDYVLEESSLDVAYRAKELIQYVGEQLEEDLNHHTRLFNDLVAHLKPTIYRLQQNMTIKNPLLEEIEQDYHSLFHVIEEGVESVFEGIKFPKEEIAYLVLHFASSLLEVENQSDLKALVICASGIGTSKMLASRLLQEIPEVQTVDNKSLFELDRIDNNSYDVIVSTVPLSQLEDDDYVTVSPILTKSEIHQVKKFVRNQSIQKRTTYSNKKDITQDTKIQSVERLIAMHHFSNVCLDLLSGIYVTNIEKHLTIEELLEVAGKQLESIQVTDNKKEVIGKLMKREEMGGMGVPQTALALFHTRSSAIRKPSLTFYGLQNPIMVSAMDGKDINMSCLILMLAPEEATEESLEVLGYISGLLVRDKESIAVFESCDKERISRYLSHQLNLFVNEKL from the coding sequence GTGACAGGGCTGTATATTTCGGGCAGAGAGCGAAAAATTTTAGAGTTTCTATTGGAAAATGACCGAGAAGTAACGATTCAAGAAGTAGCGGAGCACTTAGATGTAAGTACACGAACGATTCACCGTGACCTCAAGGATGTTGGGGATCTTCTAGTTGACTTTAACCTGACTCTTAATAAAAAATCTGGAGTTGGGATAAGTCTAGAAGGAGAAAAAGAGCAAAAAGAACAATTAGAAGTTGCTTTGTTCCAAGTGAATCATACGGATTATACGCCAGAAGAGAGACAAGCCATTGTTATGTCAGCCTTGTTAGAGTCCCATGAGCCGATAAAGTTATTTACCTTAGCCAGTGAGCTTCAAGTTACAATTGCAACCGTGAGCAATGATCTCGATAAAATTGCGGACAGATTGGATGATTTTGATCTCTCCTTAATAAGGAGAAGAGGATATGGCGTGCGAGTGGACGGGAAAGAGAAAGACAAAAGAGCGGCGTTAAGCTATTTAATTTCCCAGCACGTCAATGAGATGGACTTCTTAGAATTAATTCGAAACAATATTCATCTCAAATCAAAGCAACAGCTTGATATGATATCTAATCGACTGTTAGGCATGGTAGCGAAAGAAAAGCTATATGTGATCGAAAAATCGGTGGAACGTGTAAGAAGTAAGCTTCCTTATGAGCTAGCGGACAGTGCGTATATTGGCATCATTGTACATTTGGCATTGGCGTTAGAAAGGCTTCAAAAGGGTGGGAATATTCAGTTTGATCCGGAATATTTAAATGAAATTAAAGAAACGAACGAATTTGAGATTGCTCGAGCCTTAATCAAAGATTTGGAGAAGTCTCTACACATGCATATACCGGAGGATGAAATCGGATATATCACGATGCATTTAATGGGAGCGAAAATTCGCTACAACGATGATTATGTGTTAGAGGAATCCAGTTTAGATGTAGCCTATAGAGCGAAGGAACTCATTCAATATGTGGGGGAACAGTTGGAAGAAGATCTCAATCACCACACACGTTTGTTTAACGACTTAGTAGCTCATTTGAAGCCGACAATCTATCGGTTGCAACAAAATATGACAATAAAAAATCCACTTTTAGAAGAGATTGAACAAGACTACCATTCCTTATTTCATGTTATAGAAGAAGGTGTGGAAAGCGTTTTTGAAGGAATAAAGTTTCCGAAGGAAGAAATTGCTTATTTAGTATTACATTTTGCTTCTTCTTTATTAGAGGTGGAAAATCAATCGGATTTAAAGGCACTTGTCATATGTGCAAGTGGAATCGGTACGTCGAAGATGCTCGCTTCACGCCTATTGCAAGAAATTCCGGAAGTGCAAACCGTTGACAACAAGTCACTTTTTGAATTGGATCGTATCGATAATAATTCGTATGATGTTATTGTATCAACTGTGCCCTTATCCCAATTAGAGGATGATGATTATGTCACGGTCTCACCTATTTTAACAAAATCGGAAATTCACCAAGTGAAGAAATTTGTTCGAAATCAATCGATTCAGAAGCGGACAACGTATTCCAACAAAAAGGACATAACCCAAGACACGAAGATTCAATCCGTAGAGCGATTGATCGCGATGCACCATTTTTCAAATGTTTGTTTAGACCTTCTAAGTGGTATCTATGTCACCAATATCGAAAAACATCTTACAATTGAAGAATTACTTGAAGTAGCAGGCAAGCAGTTAGAATCCATTCAAGTGACGGATAACAAAAAAGAAGTCATCGGAAAGTTGATGAAACGAGAGGAAATGGGAGGGATGGGAGTCCCGCAAACAGCCTTAGCGCTGTTTCATACGCGGAGTTCCGCCATACGCAAGCCTTCCCTCACCTTTTATGGGCTACAAAATCCAATCATGGTTTCCGCAATGGATGGAAAGGATATAAACATGTCCTGTCTTATACTAATGCTTGCACCAGAAGAAGCAACGGAAGAAAGTTTAGAAGTTCTAGGCTATATAAGTGGATTATTAGTTAGAGACAAGGAAAGTATTGCAGTATTTGAATCCTGTGACAAGGAACGTATTAGCAGGTATTTATCACATCAATTAAACTTATTTGTAAATGAAAAGTTATAA
- a CDS encoding PTS mannitol transporter subunit IICB, producing MAQTGARARIQKFGSNLSGMIMPNIGAFIAWGLITALFIPTGWWPDKEFAAEVAVLVDPMIKYLLPLLIGFTGGRLVHDYRGGVVGAIATMGVIVGADIPMFLGAMVMGPLGGYLIKKLDDVFLAKIRSGFEMLYNNFSAGILGAALALLAVEIIGPVVETLTNLLADGVEVIVDAGLLPLANIIIEPAKVLFLNNAINHGILSPLGVEQAAEQGKSILFLLETNPGPGLGILLAFWLFGKGASKASAPGAVIIHFLGGIHEIYFPYILMKPMLILAAIAGGVSGVFTFSLFNAGLTSPPSPGSIISLMAMTPKGNFIGVILGVLVAAAVSFLVASFILKSSKADEEDISSAAQKMEEMKGKKSTVAGSFAESQVSGEVNKVVFACDAGMGSSAMGASLLRDKFKKAGIDIEVTNTAINQLPSDADIVITHKDLTDRAKGKLPNATHISVENFLNSPKYEELVNQLKK from the coding sequence ATGGCACAAACAGGAGCGCGTGCTAGAATTCAAAAGTTTGGTAGTAATCTTAGTGGGATGATTATGCCAAACATCGGTGCATTTATTGCATGGGGACTTATTACAGCGTTATTTATTCCAACTGGCTGGTGGCCGGATAAAGAATTCGCAGCAGAAGTAGCGGTATTAGTTGATCCAATGATTAAGTACTTATTACCATTACTTATTGGTTTCACTGGGGGACGCCTAGTTCACGATTATCGCGGAGGGGTAGTTGGTGCAATTGCGACGATGGGAGTAATTGTAGGGGCTGACATACCTATGTTCCTTGGTGCGATGGTTATGGGACCACTTGGTGGTTACTTAATCAAAAAGTTGGACGATGTATTTTTAGCTAAGATTCGTTCGGGATTTGAAATGCTTTATAACAATTTTTCAGCAGGTATCCTTGGAGCTGCATTAGCACTTTTGGCAGTTGAAATAATTGGTCCAGTTGTAGAAACGTTAACCAATTTATTAGCTGATGGAGTAGAGGTAATTGTAGATGCAGGACTTTTACCACTAGCAAACATTATTATTGAGCCAGCAAAAGTATTATTCCTTAATAATGCAATTAACCATGGAATACTAAGTCCACTAGGGGTAGAGCAAGCAGCTGAACAAGGTAAATCTATTTTATTCTTACTTGAAACGAACCCAGGGCCTGGATTGGGAATTCTTTTAGCATTCTGGCTATTTGGAAAAGGTGCTTCCAAAGCATCTGCACCAGGCGCGGTAATTATTCATTTCTTGGGCGGTATTCATGAAATTTACTTCCCTTACATTTTAATGAAACCTATGTTGATTCTTGCGGCTATTGCGGGTGGCGTAAGTGGTGTTTTCACATTTTCACTATTCAATGCCGGGCTTACATCTCCACCGTCTCCGGGAAGTATCATTTCCTTAATGGCGATGACTCCTAAAGGAAACTTTATAGGTGTTATTCTTGGGGTGCTTGTAGCAGCTGCTGTTTCCTTCTTAGTTGCATCTTTCATCCTGAAGAGCAGTAAAGCAGATGAAGAAGACATTTCTTCTGCAGCACAAAAAATGGAAGAAATGAAAGGGAAGAAAAGCACTGTAGCTGGAAGCTTTGCAGAATCACAAGTTTCTGGTGAGGTAAACAAAGTCGTGTTCGCTTGTGATGCAGGTATGGGATCCAGTGCAATGGGTGCTTCTCTATTGCGTGATAAGTTTAAAAAAGCTGGCATTGACATTGAAGTAACCAATACGGCAATAAACCAATTGCCAAGTGATGCGGATATCGTTATAACTCATAAAGACTTAACAGATCGTGCAAAAGGAAAACTTCCTAATGCAACACATATTTCGGTTGAAAACTTCTTAAACAGTCCGAAATATGAAGAGCTAGTTAATCAATTAAAGAAATAA
- a CDS encoding amidase family protein: protein MNQSTILEIQQRLQEGKTTSLDLTKYYLERIASYNWNGPKINAVLEVNPDALHIAEALDIERKERGVRGPLHGIPILIKDNIDTRDKMHTSAGSIALAEHFAKKDSVVARKLREAGAIILGKTNMTEWANFMTHNMPNGYSSRGGQVLNPYGPGAFDVGGSSSGSGAAIAADFATASIGTETSGSILGPATHNSIVGIKPTVGLVSRTGIIPIAHSQDTAGPMAKNVTDAAIILGALTGMDQEDPATLTSVGKSQQNYLPHLQKDALKGARIGVAKNYLYELKDEQLRVFNRAKKELEAAGAEVFDISLSAQSPESSVLFHEFKIDINAYLKDVASFLPVHSLVELIAYNEEHSDIALKYGQTVLEESQKKPGTLADPAYIQDRLNDLTFSQKEGLNQAIYSEKLDAILFPNDVGCDIAARAGYPSITVPAGYTEQGVPVSVTFTGLAYSEGRLIELAYAYEQATLHQVPPVL from the coding sequence ATGAACCAGTCGACTATTCTAGAAATACAGCAAAGGTTACAAGAAGGAAAGACTACCTCATTAGATCTAACTAAATACTATCTCGAAAGAATCGCTAGCTATAATTGGAATGGCCCGAAGATTAATGCCGTTTTAGAGGTTAATCCAGATGCTTTGCATATCGCGGAAGCCTTAGACATAGAAAGAAAGGAAAGGGGAGTACGTGGCCCACTTCATGGAATCCCGATCTTGATTAAAGATAATATTGATACGCGTGATAAGATGCATACAAGTGCGGGATCAATTGCTCTTGCTGAACATTTTGCCAAAAAAGACTCTGTAGTTGCTCGAAAGTTACGGGAAGCTGGAGCTATTATACTCGGCAAAACGAATATGACGGAGTGGGCAAACTTTATGACACACAACATGCCAAATGGGTACAGTTCAAGAGGCGGACAAGTTCTAAATCCATACGGACCGGGAGCTTTTGATGTTGGTGGATCCAGTTCTGGATCTGGAGCAGCAATTGCTGCAGATTTTGCTACTGCTTCCATTGGTACGGAGACAAGTGGTTCCATACTTGGCCCCGCTACCCACAACTCCATTGTTGGCATTAAACCGACAGTTGGTCTCGTGAGCAGAACGGGAATTATCCCAATTGCACACAGTCAAGACACGGCTGGCCCAATGGCTAAAAATGTGACGGATGCAGCCATTATCCTCGGAGCCTTAACTGGTATGGATCAAGAAGACCCAGCTACGTTAACAAGTGTAGGAAAATCCCAACAAAATTACTTACCTCATCTTCAAAAGGATGCCTTGAAAGGAGCTAGAATCGGCGTAGCGAAAAACTACTTATATGAACTTAAGGACGAGCAATTACGTGTTTTTAATCGAGCTAAAAAGGAGCTAGAAGCTGCGGGTGCGGAAGTGTTTGATATTTCTTTATCCGCACAATCACCTGAGTCTAGTGTTTTATTTCATGAGTTCAAAATAGATATCAATGCGTATTTAAAAGACGTCGCAAGCTTTTTACCAGTTCATAGCTTAGTTGAGCTTATCGCCTATAACGAAGAGCATTCAGACATTGCTTTAAAATACGGACAAACTGTGTTAGAAGAGTCGCAAAAGAAACCCGGTACATTAGCGGATCCAGCGTATATACAAGATCGACTAAACGATCTTACTTTTTCGCAGAAAGAAGGCTTGAATCAGGCAATTTACTCGGAGAAGCTAGATGCGATTCTGTTCCCAAATGATGTGGGGTGTGATATTGCTGCAAGAGCTGGCTATCCTTCTATCACAGTGCCTGCGGGTTATACCGAGCAAGGTGTACCGGTAAGTGTGACATTTACTGGGTTAGCGTATTCGGAAGGAAGATTGATTGAACTGGCTTATGCGTATGAACAAGCGACTCTACATCAGGTTCCTCCAGTGCTGTGA
- a CDS encoding LysE/ArgO family amino acid transporter — protein MWVAISHGILLAFGWILPLGVQNVFIFNQGATQPKFRQTLPVIITASLCDTFLISLAVLGVSAVVLASPLIKITLLTVGILFLIYMGWITWRSVQKKSEKHQAMSAKQQITFALSVSLLNPHAIMDTIGVIGTSSLTYLGVEKVMFAIACILVSWLWFIGLAIIGRKIGSIDSTGKLLHVINKISAIIMWGTAVYLLFSL, from the coding sequence ATGTGGGTTGCTATTAGTCATGGTATATTACTCGCCTTTGGATGGATCTTACCACTTGGGGTACAAAATGTTTTTATTTTTAACCAAGGTGCCACGCAGCCAAAGTTTAGGCAGACATTACCAGTCATCATCACCGCTTCCCTATGCGATACATTTTTAATCAGCTTAGCTGTTCTTGGAGTATCAGCCGTCGTTTTAGCCTCTCCTTTGATTAAAATAACCTTACTTACAGTAGGGATTCTATTCCTTATTTATATGGGATGGATTACATGGCGAAGCGTCCAAAAAAAGAGTGAGAAGCACCAAGCTATGTCTGCAAAGCAGCAAATCACCTTTGCTTTATCTGTTTCATTACTAAACCCACACGCGATTATGGATACGATTGGCGTCATTGGGACTAGTTCGCTTACTTATTTAGGCGTGGAAAAAGTAATGTTTGCAATTGCCTGTATTCTCGTATCCTGGTTATGGTTTATTGGGTTAGCTATTATCGGTAGGAAGATTGGATCAATAGACTCCACAGGAAAACTGTTACATGTGATTAATAAAATTTCCGCCATTATTATGTGGGGGACAGCTGTGTATTTATTATTTTCTTTATAA
- a CDS encoding cysteine hydrolase family protein produces the protein MSLYERINPNHTALLIVDMQNDYCHEKGYLAKQGLDVSMVPSMIEPLKDCIIEAEKAKVPILFIRTIHQDSTDSKTWTSRMKNTGQGGLCRKDTWGASFFEVEPKPNDIVVTKHRYSAFINTRLESVLRTYGIKTLVLAGVSTNVCVESTARDGFMLDYDVVLLSDCTGAFSQQEHDMALENVDKYFGSVLPSEEVMNAWKQNIPIPL, from the coding sequence ATGAGCCTGTATGAGCGAATAAATCCTAATCACACCGCATTGTTGATAGTGGACATGCAAAATGATTACTGCCATGAAAAAGGATATTTAGCAAAGCAAGGTTTAGACGTTTCTATGGTACCAAGCATGATAGAACCTCTAAAAGATTGCATCATAGAAGCTGAAAAGGCAAAGGTTCCCATCTTATTTATACGAACCATTCATCAGGACAGCACAGACTCCAAAACGTGGACAAGTCGTATGAAAAATACGGGTCAAGGTGGATTGTGTAGGAAGGATACATGGGGAGCTTCTTTTTTTGAGGTGGAACCTAAACCTAACGATATTGTAGTAACGAAGCATCGATATAGTGCTTTTATTAACACGAGATTAGAATCGGTTTTACGGACATATGGAATTAAAACATTAGTATTAGCTGGAGTAAGTACAAATGTGTGTGTAGAATCAACGGCTAGAGATGGGTTTATGTTAGATTATGATGTCGTCCTGTTATCGGATTGCACTGGGGCTTTTTCCCAACAAGAGCATGATATGGCATTAGAAAATGTGGATAAATATTTTGGTTCTGTACTTCCTTCAGAAGAAGTAATGAATGCTTGGAAGCAGAATATACCTATCCCTTTATAA
- a CDS encoding MATE family efflux transporter, with product MRSQYTFTQGTIWKQLIVFSGPIMLTNLLQTSYQFVDSLWIGNLLGAEALGAVAIASTVIFTILSFIIGLNNATLTILSQQKGRDDEEGLARFVNAFVVTLTCLAFIVGFLGFMFAEPILYLLDTPENMIAEAAVYLKVNSVGILFLLGYNFIGTVLRAIGDSKTPLTFVLLAVGLNIVLDPVFISVFDLGVRGAALATVSSQGAAFLYGMYDVIHKRKVPFRLPTIPVRKDVGLILNMGIPAGLQMAVISAGVAAIMSVVNGHGPDVVAGFSAAQRLDSILMLPAQALGTAVNSMAGQNIGVRKWERVHLITKYGMLYNLGVMVVFAFMLILLAEFGIRLFIQDPVAVAYGSDYLKIVALFYPFLGINFVLNGIVRASGAMYQVLALNIISFWLLRYPFTYVFSNWFGENGIAIGMGISFIISSLCAIGYYMYGNWRKKVLFKTEENA from the coding sequence ATGAGAAGTCAATATACATTTACACAAGGTACCATTTGGAAGCAATTAATCGTTTTCTCTGGTCCTATTATGCTGACCAATTTGTTGCAAACGTCTTACCAGTTCGTCGATAGCTTATGGATAGGGAATTTGCTAGGGGCAGAGGCACTTGGGGCTGTAGCGATAGCGAGTACAGTTATTTTTACGATATTATCTTTTATTATTGGCCTGAACAATGCAACCTTGACAATCCTCTCACAGCAAAAGGGAAGAGACGATGAAGAAGGATTAGCTCGGTTTGTAAATGCTTTCGTTGTAACCTTAACCTGTTTGGCCTTTATCGTAGGGTTTCTAGGATTTATGTTTGCGGAACCAATCTTGTACCTTCTGGATACACCTGAAAATATGATAGCTGAAGCAGCCGTGTATTTAAAAGTGAATAGTGTTGGAATATTATTCCTATTGGGATATAACTTTATTGGAACAGTGTTGAGAGCAATCGGTGATAGCAAGACACCTTTAACCTTCGTTCTACTTGCGGTTGGACTAAATATAGTTTTAGATCCTGTTTTTATTTCAGTATTTGACTTAGGTGTAAGAGGTGCGGCTTTAGCAACGGTATCTTCTCAAGGAGCTGCATTTCTATATGGCATGTATGACGTGATTCATAAAAGAAAAGTTCCATTCCGCTTACCTACGATACCAGTTCGAAAAGACGTAGGGCTTATTTTGAATATGGGAATTCCTGCTGGCCTACAAATGGCTGTCATATCTGCGGGTGTGGCAGCCATTATGAGTGTAGTTAATGGTCATGGTCCTGATGTGGTGGCTGGGTTCAGTGCAGCACAACGACTAGATAGTATTCTTATGCTTCCAGCACAAGCCCTCGGTACGGCTGTTAATAGTATGGCAGGTCAGAACATTGGGGTAAGAAAATGGGAACGTGTTCATCTCATTACGAAATATGGTATGCTTTATAATCTTGGAGTCATGGTAGTCTTTGCTTTCATGTTAATATTGTTAGCAGAGTTCGGAATTAGGCTCTTTATCCAAGACCCTGTTGCTGTTGCATACGGGTCCGATTATTTAAAAATAGTGGCTCTCTTTTATCCGTTTTTAGGAATTAATTTTGTATTGAACGGTATTGTGAGGGCGTCTGGAGCTATGTACCAGGTGCTTGCTTTGAATATTATTTCCTTCTGGTTGCTTCGTTATCCTTTTACGTATGTATTCTCCAATTGGTTTGGGGAAAATGGAATTGCAATCGGGATGGGTATAAGCTTCATCATCAGTAGTTTGTGTGCTATAGGTTATTATATGTATGGGAACTGGCGAAAAAAAGTACTTTTTAAAACCGAGGAAAACGCTTGA
- a CDS encoding DUF3784 domain-containing protein, giving the protein MNPSTLIIGLLFLILAYLIGVRKNTWLLSGYKQHRVRDKKKLSRMVGGYNLIAGLFLVVTSIFFSTSFSTAAIQIAVLGHVVILVYVNVTMVDK; this is encoded by the coding sequence ATGAATCCGTCCACATTAATTATTGGACTACTATTTCTTATTTTGGCTTATCTTATAGGAGTAAGAAAAAATACTTGGTTATTAAGTGGATACAAGCAACATCGCGTTCGAGATAAAAAGAAACTGAGTCGAATGGTCGGTGGATATAACTTAATAGCGGGCTTATTTTTAGTGGTTACTTCCATTTTCTTTTCTACAAGTTTTAGTACTGCGGCTATACAGATTGCTGTATTAGGTCACGTTGTTATTTTAGTTTATGTTAATGTAACAATGGTAGATAAATAA
- a CDS encoding PadR family transcriptional regulator produces MKDNWTFQLKKGSFELAILFLLHSEPMYGYEITKRLKETEELSISGGAIYPILNRMYKKGFINFYWGESDKGPPKKYYYINELGLKTLRSRMDTYQKVYKALSSLGGDKIDS; encoded by the coding sequence ATGAAGGATAATTGGACTTTTCAATTAAAAAAAGGAAGCTTTGAACTGGCCATTTTATTTTTATTACACTCTGAGCCGATGTACGGATATGAAATCACAAAGAGATTGAAGGAAACAGAAGAATTGTCAATCAGTGGTGGGGCTATTTATCCCATCCTGAATCGAATGTATAAAAAAGGATTTATTAATTTTTATTGGGGAGAATCCGATAAGGGTCCACCGAAAAAATATTACTATATTAATGAATTGGGTCTTAAAACGTTAAGAAGTCGTATGGACACTTATCAAAAGGTGTATAAAGCATTATCTTCTCTAGGAGGTGATAAGATTGATTCATGA
- a CDS encoding glycosyltransferase family 2 protein, with protein MTKSLVTVIIPTYNRLEELTELMESLTRQTYKQFEIIIVNDAGEDVSIVQDLYSELTIMIVQVPENQGHVHARNVGINHAKGEFILLLDDDDLIVSSHLETMVREIDGYDFVFSDVEIVDYEKKNGVRTPINRFPFAYNWDRKSMRIFSTFVPSGTLYRREIHSVIGEFDVNMKHYWDWDFFLRVEAQYKIKKVPIAGVLYEFSQAGNNASKNQESMRIHLDRLSLKHGLGNLPTKNFFLLLKEPAIKERQSETKIVWDGQPFISRFFNHRKIK; from the coding sequence ATGACAAAATCACTAGTTACAGTGATCATCCCAACATATAATCGGTTGGAGGAACTTACAGAACTTATGGAATCACTAACAAGGCAGACGTACAAGCAATTCGAAATTATTATCGTAAATGACGCAGGAGAGGACGTATCCATAGTTCAGGACTTGTATTCGGAGTTAACGATAATGATTGTGCAAGTACCAGAGAATCAAGGACATGTACATGCGCGGAATGTTGGAATTAATCATGCAAAAGGTGAGTTCATATTATTATTAGATGACGATGATTTAATTGTAAGTTCTCATCTCGAAACAATGGTTCGTGAAATAGATGGGTATGATTTCGTTTTTTCTGATGTAGAAATTGTGGATTATGAGAAGAAGAACGGCGTTCGAACACCAATAAATCGTTTTCCGTTTGCTTATAACTGGGATCGAAAATCGATGCGCATTTTTTCAACGTTTGTGCCATCAGGGACTTTATATCGAAGGGAAATCCACTCTGTTATCGGGGAGTTCGATGTGAATATGAAGCATTACTGGGATTGGGACTTCTTTTTGCGAGTAGAAGCACAATATAAAATAAAGAAAGTACCGATTGCTGGTGTTTTGTATGAATTTTCGCAGGCAGGAAATAATGCTTCGAAAAATCAAGAATCGATGCGGATACATTTAGATAGATTGTCCCTTAAACATGGATTAGGAAATCTTCCTACCAAAAACTTTTTTCTTTTGTTAAAAGAACCAGCAATAAAAGAACGACAATCTGAAACGAAGATTGTTTGGGATGGACAGCCATTTATCTCAAGATTTTTTAACCATCGAAAAATCAAATAA